The Desulfuribacillus stibiiarsenatis genomic sequence AAAAGAAGAATTCGACTATGTGATTATAGATTGTCCTGCTGGTATTGAAAAGGGCTTCCAAAACGCCATTGTGGCAGCAGACCGTGCAATCATTGTGGCAACGCCTGATGCTGCTGCGGTAAGAGATGCTGACCGAGTGATTGGCCTGTTAGAAAAAGCGTCCATGAAACGCATTGATCTAATTGTGAATCGTGCGAATTCTAAGCTCATGTCTGAGAAAGATATGCTAGATATTGATGAAGTGGTGAGCATTCTATCGATACAACTGTTAGGCGTCGTTCCAGATGACGAGAATATCCTTCGTGCGAATAATAAAGGCGAGCCTGTGGCAATGTTAACAGAACCATTAGCTTCTAAAGCGTATCGTAATATCGCTCGTAGAATTTTAGGAGAGACAGTACCATTACTTGACGTGCGTCAATCAAAAGGCGGATTCTTCAAAAAAATCAAAAGCATTTTTTCATAACCATGTAAAACAAAGTCCTTGAGCATATCGCTCAGGGACTTTTTTAGTCATATGTATATTTGTCCATGCATAGGATGTATCAGTAGACAAGTATTGAATAGTAGGTGACGAAGATGCGGATAAATTTAGAAGGTGTAAAAAGAAGAAGAGAAGATATGATTGATCAATTGAAATTTGGATCGAATTATTCGATTCCGTATGCGAGACAAGCTAGTCCAATGGAGAGTTTTGCAAAAAACAACAAGAGCTCTAGTAAATGGATAATACAATCAGTATTAGCCTTAACTTTAGTTTTTGGAACGGTGTTTATTAAGCAAATTCCATCAC encodes the following:
- the minD gene encoding septum site-determining protein MinD, which translates into the protein MGEAIVVTSGKGGVGKTTTSANVGAALAILGKQVCLVDTDIGLRNLDVALGLENRIIYDLLDVADGNCKLKQALIKDKRFDSLFLLAASQTKDKNALEEDRMKEIISQLKEEFDYVIIDCPAGIEKGFQNAIVAADRAIIVATPDAAAVRDADRVIGLLEKASMKRIDLIVNRANSKLMSEKDMLDIDEVVSILSIQLLGVVPDDENILRANNKGEPVAMLTEPLASKAYRNIARRILGETVPLLDVRQSKGGFFKKIKSIFS